A portion of the Bombus terrestris chromosome 3, iyBomTerr1.2, whole genome shotgun sequence genome contains these proteins:
- the LOC100642839 gene encoding beta-3 adrenergic receptor isoform X3 produces MVPWAFGVPLVFVSALGLILNGFVLLVVLGLGKQTQQQQTANTLLLIHLGAVEAAVCLILLIFTTGSWPIAGTWCVLHGFLLTLLHPVALWTVTGLNCDRYYAIAAPLHYAALVSPRRVAVGLAASWTGALFLCVLPFWGLVPPYRYSPGLGCCAPDFSNDSWGLAAALYGAVYAILGLALPAILVTICNLRVLGIARYHRHRIASAIYEVTLSAQATITHQRNPFFVPTVTAPSVVSPPRFHSAAKTVMQLVGSLYLLYFPYCGLILWEVCDVGNQPHFYNHPKLASLASLLLACSPPINGLLYGLKSQTLRQSVQNYWRKKATKSELQQEIQARTPSVAGSRRPSGSGTGSFFPFPPLQRRLSEALLALGSCRTGNSFDSNNLGFHRSKLQPAASCNTLRVPTSESGESSKLVRSSASAASLMGPHYRSDFIGVDVSAGCSIAMNETPRRSPRILITRAYSEDSQDGGSPLLRKPILANALPCDKRRWRHCSTGSDSSTGSSETSVWTTGVAQKLVKANVKSASDMWPAPRRFVRGKNLEEGPLLVGARPSNNSESSDTTDTTATTTTTTMPSKQVTMLFDFGNGIFEIKINFNYSKRFCFQFGPYDYDSIKENCVAGDDN; encoded by the exons ATGGTCCCTTGGGCCTTCGGCGTGCCTCTCGTCTTCGTTTCTGCTCTGGGTCTTATTCTCAATGGTTTTGTGTTACTCGTGGTTCTTGGACTGGGCAAACAG ACGCAGCAGCAACAAACCGCCAATACTTTGTTGCTGATACACTTGGGTGCAGTGGAGGCGGCTGTGTGCCTGATATTACTGATCTTTACTACTGGTTCCTGGCCAATCGCCGGCACCTGGTGTGTCTTACATGGTTTTCTTTTGACTCTTTTACATCCAGTCGCCCTTTGGACTGTCACTGGATTGAACTGTGACAG ATATTACGCGATCGCTGCACCGCTACATTACGCCGCATTAGTATCACCACGACGCGTTGCGGTTGGTCTAGCTGCATCTTGGACAGGGGCTCTGTTCTTATGCGTGCTGCCCTTCTGGGGTCTGGTACCGCCTTACAG ATACAGTCCAGGACTGGGCTGCTGCGCGCCAGATTTTAGCAATGATTCGTGGGGTTTAGCGGCGGCGCTTTACGGGGCTGTTTACGCGATTCTGGGGCTGGCGCTGCCCGCCATCCTCGTCACTATCTGCAATTTGCGTGTGCTTGGCATAGCGCGTTATCACCGCCATCGAATCGCTAGCGCAATTTACGAAGTCACCCTGAGCGCCCAAGCGACCATCACCCACCAGCGAAATCCGTTTTTCGTACCAACTGTCACGGCACCTTCGGTCGTCAGCCCACCTCGCTTTCACAGCGCGGCCAAAACG GTAATGCAACTGGTTGGTTCTCTATATTTGCTTTATTTCCCATACTGCGGTCTGATTCTTTGGGAAGTTTGCGACGTCGGTAATCAGCCGCATTTCTACAATCATCCGAAACTTGCTTCGTTGGCCTCGCTTCTACTGGCTTGTTCTCCACCCATCAACGGCCTTCTCTACGGCTTGAAATCGCAGACACTTAGACAATCGGTGCAGAATTATTGGCGGAAGAAGGCGACCAAGTCGGAACTTCAACAA GAGATTCAAGCGAGGACACCGAGCGTAGCAGGATCACGAAGACCGTCCGGTAGCGGAACTGGCTCTTTCTTTCCATTCCCGCCATTGCAACGAAGACTCAGCGAAGCTTTGCTGGCGTTGGGATCCTGCAGAACCGGAAACAGTTTCGACAGCAATAATCTCGGCTTTCATCGAAGCAAATTGCAGCCTGCCGCTTCGTGCAATACACTTCGCGTACCCACTTCCGAATCAG GTGAAAGCAGTAAATTAGTTAGATCGAGCGCGAGCGCAGCCAGCCTGATGGGTCCTCATTACAGAAGCGATTTTATTGGAGTTGATGTGAGCGCTGGTTGTTCTATAGCAATGAATGAAACACCAAGAAGAAGTCCAAGGATTCTTATAACGAGAGCTTATAGCGAGGATAGCCAAGATGGAGGAAGTCCATTGTTAAGGAAACCTATTCTGGCCAACGCTCTTCCGTGCGACA AACGGAGATGGCGACATTGCAGCACCGGAAGCGATAGCAGCACGGGAAGCAGCGAGACGAGCGTGTGGACGACGGGTGTCGCGCAAAAACTCGTCAAGGCCAATGTAAAAAGCGCATCGGACATGTGGCCTGCGCCGAGAAGATTTGTACGGGGAAAAAATTTAGAGGAAGGACCACTTCTGGTTGGCGCCAGACCGAGCAATAACAGCGAGAGCAGCGATACAACGGACACTACAGCTACCACAACCACCACCACGATGCCCAGTAAGCAGGTCACGATG CTATTTGATTTTGGAAATGGGATTTTTGAAATCAAGATCAACTTCAATTATTCAAAACGTTTTTGTTTTCAATTTGGACCATACGATTACGACAGTATCAAAGAAAACTGTGTAGCTGGTGATGATAACTGA